DNA from Kitasatospora acidiphila:
GGGAGCCGGCGAAGGTGGTGTCCGGCGCGCCTGTGTAGTCCGGCTGGGACGGCGGCGAGATCTGGTACTTGACCTTCGTCATGTAGATGCCGCACGGCCACGGTGCGCCGGGCCACTTGTGGCCGCTCATCGCGATCGAGGAGACCATGTCGAGGTCGCCGAACTCCAGGGTGGGCAGCGTGAGTCCGAAGTCGTACTCGGGCAGCTCCACGTCGGGGGTCCAGCCGTGGGTGGCCGGGTCCTGGGAGGCCATCCGCATGAACGGCGCGTAGCCGGCGCCGAGGGCGCCGTCGACGTGGATCCAGAAGCCGCGGCGCAGGTCGACCAGCGGCTCACCGGTCCGGCGGTCCGTGCCGTAGACCACCTCGCGCTGGACCAGGCCGTGCTCCTCGAAGATGGGCAGCAGCCGCTCGCAGACGCCCCGCACGTCGTCGTGGGCGCCCTTGAAGGTGCTGCCGAGGTTGAGGTTGACGAAGATCGGGTGGCCCTTCGCGGCGAAGAACTCGACCAGTACCGCCAGGGAGTCGACGTCGATCTCGCCCGGACCGTCCCAGGAGGTGCCCGAGGGACCGGGGCTGGACGGCACCTCGATCGGCCACTCCCGGCGCCCGGTGGCCGGGTCGACCAGCGGGCACTCGTCCGGGTAGAGCTCCCAGCCGACGGCGTGGAAGGTCTCGACGCCGAGCACCCGGACCGCCTTGGCGAAGGAGTAGTGGGTGTCCTCGGAGTAGAACGCCACCGGGCGGTGGGCGTTCGGGTTGCTGCGGTCGGGCCTGGCCTTGACGTAGCGCAGCGCCTCGAACGGGGCCGTCGGCGGCTGGATCAGTGCCTTGCCGCTCAGGTAGTCCCGGGCGTTCCAGAGCGCGTACATGTTGCCCTCGGTCGAGCCCATGGACAGCATGTAACCCCAGTACGACTCGGGGTCGGCCGGGTCGTGCGGGCCGTTGGCGCGCCACAGCTTCGCGTAGTAGTCGAGCACCGCGCGCTCCACGACCTTGGTGTTCGGCTTGTAGCCGCCGCACTGGAACGGGTCGCCGAGGTTGTTGATGTTGTTCGGCATGAACCGGGCCAGATCGAGCGCGCAGCCCTGCATGTCCTGGGTGGCCTGGTAGCCGACCAGGTGGCGGCGCTTCCTGGTCAGGTACTCGTCCACGGTGTCCAGGACGTGCAGCCGCCGGGCGTCGTCCAACCCGCTCGCGGGGAGCTCGAAGTCGCGGCAGTCCAGCTCGGGCCCGGGGTCGACCGCGGGCCCGGAGTCGACGGCGGACGCGGCGGCGAGGATGTCGAGCGGGCTCGAGCTGATGGACACGGAAACTCCGGGGACGCTGGCCGGCCGGTACGCCGGGCTGGGAACGGTGGCAGGCGCTGGCCACTCGCGGGCCCAGGATGGAACCTTTCGACGATTGAGGGAAGTCCAGCCGAACAAGATTCGGTCGACAGCCGGTTTGATTTGCAGATCAGCGGTGCCGGCGGCGATCATGGGAAGCATGCCGAATAATCCGCAGACTCGCGGTGCGTCCATCGACGAGGTGGACCGGGCGATCATCCGCGCCCTGGCCGACAACGCCAGGCTCGCGAACAACGCCCTCGCCGAGGCGGTGGGCATCGCCCCCTCGACCTGCCTGGCCCGGGTGCGCTCGCTGCAGGAGCGCGGGATCATCCGCGGCTTCCGGGCCGAGGTCGACCCCGCCGCGATCGGTCTGCCGCTCCAGGCGATGATCTCGGTCCGGCTCCGGGCCCACACCCGCGAGCAGGTCGCGAGCTTCCGCAGTACGGCCCCGGATCTGCCCGGCGTCCTGGCGGTGTTCCACATGGCGGGCTCCGACGACTACCTGCTGCACGTCGGCGTCGCCGGCCCCGAGGCGCTGCGCGACTTCGTCGTCGACAACCTGACCACCCACCCGGCGGTGGCGCAGACCCGGACCAACCTGATCTTCGAGCAGATAGCGGGCCGCGGGTACGTGGCCCCGCCCGGGCGCTGACCACGGCGGCCGATCAGCTGCGCTTCCCCCTGGAGCACCGCCGGTTCACCGTCACCGCCCCTGCTCCGCCATGGCGTTGACGATCACCGTGCGGGCGTCGTCCAGGTATCTGGTCAACTCGACTTCGGCGTCGTCGATCTCGCCGGACTCCAGCAGGCCGGCGAGCACCTGGTTCCGGCGCAGGAACGGCTCGTGGAACCCGTGCGCCGAGGGAACCGCCGCGAACGCCAGGCGCAGTTCGGCGGCCAGCTTGGCCATGCACTCGTCGATCCGCTCGCTGTCGGCGAGTCCGGCGACGGCCTGGTGGAAGTGCAGGTCCGCGGTGCCGACGGCACCCCAGTCGCCCTGCTGCTCGGCGTCCTCCGCCCGGGCCAGCGCGGCACGGACCGCGGCCAGGCGCTCCGGGGTCGCGCGCTGCACGGCGCGCACGCCGGCCACCTCCAGCGCGAGCCGCAGGGTGTAGATGTCGGCGACGTCGCTGGGGCCCAGGGTTCTGACGAACACTCCGCGGTTGAGCTCGTGCAGGACCAGGCGCTGGTCGGCCAGCAGCCGGAACGCCTCCCGCAGGGTGTTGCGCGAGACCCCTAGGACCCCACCGAGCGATTCCTCCGACAACCGCGTTCCGGGGGCGAGGCGGCCCTCGGTGATGTGCTCGCGCAGCACCTCGGCCACCCGCTGCGCGGCACTGCTGCGGGCCAGTCGGCTCCGCTCGGCCGCAAGTGCGTCGAACATCCCGGTCATGTCCTACCTCCTGCCGCCGCTGGGGCACCGCCCGCCCTGTCGCCGACGCACCTGTCGGCGCAGCCCGTCCGAGCCCGGAAAACGGAACGCTACCGGAGTCTTGTCGGATTGTTCCACAATCCCCTAGCCTCACGACCGCCCCGCAAGGTTCCGGTCCGCGCGACCGGGACCTCACCTGCCCCGTGACGCGAGAGGTCTCGACCACCCGGTCGCGGCCACCGAGTCGCGGCCACGGCGCAGGGTTCCCGATCCGAAAGGCGGCCCTTGGTGTGATCGTTCTTCTCGGCATCCTCGTCGTGGTGGCGGGATTCGCCACCAAGCGCAATCCCGTCCTCATCGTCGGCGTCGCCGGCGTCCTCACCGCCTTCCTGGGCGGGCTCACCCCGATGAAGGTCCTGGACGCGTTCGGCACCGGCTTCGCCTCCAGCCGCTCGGTGACCCTCTTCGCCGTCACCCTGCCCGTCATCGGGCTGTTGGAGCGCCACGGCCTGCAGGAGCAGGCCCGCGCGCTGATGGGCAGGCTCGCCAAGGTCAGCGCGGGCCGCCTGCTCGCGGCCTACCTGATGATCCGTCAACTCGGCGCCGCCCTCGGCCTGACCACGCTCGGCGGACCGGCCCAGGCGGTCCGGCCCATGATCGCGCCGATGGCGGAGGCCGCTGCCGAGCGCCACCACGGCCCCCTGACGGAGCCGGCCCGCGAGCGGCTGCGCTCGTTCGCCGCCAGCGCCGACACCGTGGGCCTGTTCTTCGGCGAGGACTGCTTCCTGACGGTCGGCTCGATCCTGCTGATCACCGGCTTCGTCAACGCCACCTACCACGCCCATCTCGAACCGACCCAGCTCGCGCTCTGGGCCGTCCCCACCGCGATCTGCGCCACCGCGGTCCACGGGGCCCGGCTGCTGCGGCTGGACCGCTCCCTGGCCCGGACACGGCCCGCCGCGGGCACCGTCACCGCCACCGCCGGCGTCACGGAGGAGGCCAAGTGATCAGGATCGAGTGGCTGTACTGGCTGGTCGGCGCCGTCTTCCTGGCGATGGCCGCGCAGATGGCGACCGACCGCAGCAACCCCAAGCGGTTCGGCAGCGCCGCCTTCTGGGGGCTGCTCGGCGCGAGCTTCCTCTACGGCACCTGGGTCGTCAAGAAGACCGCGCCCGCCGCGCCCCTCGGCGCCGCGGTCCTGGTGATGATCTGCCTGGCCGGCTTCGGCCTCACCGGGCGCGGTGCGCCCAGGACCACCGGCCCCGAGCAGCGGGCCGCCTCCGCCGCCCGCCTCGGCAACCGGCTCTTCATCCCCGCGCTCACCGTCCCGCTGGTCGCGCTGGTCTGCGCCACCCTCCTCAAGGGGACGCACCTCGCGGGCAAGCCGCTGTTCGAGGCCGGCAACGAGACCCTCCTGGGCCTGGGCCTCGGAGTGCTCATCGCCTTGGCCATCGGCCTGTTCCTGTGCCGCGAGCGCAACCCCGCCGTCGCCCTGCACGCCGGGCGCGGGCTGCTGGAGTCCATGGGTTGGGCCCTGCTGCTCCCCCAACTCCTGGCCGTGCTCGGCTCGATCTTCCAAGCGGCCGGCGTCGGCACCCAGGTCGGCAAGCTGACCGTCCACCTCCTGCCCGACGGCAACAAGTACGGCGCGGTGGCGCTCTACTGCCTCGGCATGGCCCTCTTCACCGTCATCATGGGCAACGCCTTCGCCGCCTTCCCCGTCATGACCGCCGCCGTCGGCTGGCCCGTCCTGATCACCCGGCTGCACGGTCACCCTCCCGTCGTCCTGGCCGTGGGCATGCTGGCCGGCTTCTGCGGCACCCTGGTCACCCCGATGGCGGCCAACTTCAACCTGGTACCGGCCGCCCTGCTCGAACTCAAGGACCAGTACGGGCCGATCAAGGCCCAACTCCCCACCGCCGGAGCGCTTCTGGTGTGCAACATCGCCATCATGTCGCTGTTCGCGTTCTGAGCTGCTTGCAGATCTCGAACCGCGTCCCCAACGAGGAAAGGCCGCACCGCAGATGACCCGAGTGCTGCTCACCGGCTTCGAACCGTTCGGCGGCGACACCCTCAACCCCTCCTGGGAGTCCGCCCTGCTGGTCGCCGCCGACCCGCCCGAGGGGCTGGAGGTCACGCCCGCCCGGCTGAGTTGCGTCTTCGGCCGGGCGGCCGAGGAGCTGCGCGCCGCGATCCAGGACACCGACCCGGAGTTGGTGGTCTGCCTGGGCCAGGCCACCGGCCGCCCCGACCTCACCGTCGAGCGCGTCGCCGTCAACATCGACGACGCGCGCATCCCCGACAACGCGGGCCGGCAACCCATCGACCGGCCCGTCGAACACGGCGGCCCTGCGGCCTACTTCGCCACCCTGCCGGTCAAGGCGTGCGTGGCCGCCGTCAGGGAGGCGGGCATACCCGCGTCGCTCTCCCACACCGCCGGGACCTTCGTCTGCAACCACGTCTTCTACGCCCTGATGCACCACCTCGCCACCCAACGCCCCACCACCCGGGGCGGGTTCGTCCACGTACCCGCCCTGCCCGAGCAAGTCCTCGACCAGGGCAAGCCCGCGCTCCCCGCCACCGCTGTCGCCCACGCCCTGCGCGCCCTGCTCACTGCCGCCGCGACCCGCGGCGCGGACCTCCACACCCCGGAGGGGATCACCCACTGAGGCCGCAGGCGGCGACCGTGGCGTCGTCGGGGTGCCCGTGGTCACCCGCGTGCGCGGATCGGCTCGCCGGTGCGGTGCAGGTGGGTGAAGATCTCGCGGTACGAGCGGAGCAGGCCGGTCTCGTAGTACGCGATGCCCTGCTCCCGGCAGAAGTCGCGGGTGATCCGCGCGGCCCGGCCGAGGGCGGGGGTCGGCAGGTTGGGGAAGAGGTGGTGCTCCACCTGGTAGTTGAGGCCGCCCATCAGGGCGTCGAGGAACGGGTTGCCACGGACGTTGCGCGAGGTGAGCACCTGGCGGCGCAGGAAGTCGAGCTTCATCTCGGGTGTCACCATCAGCATCCCCTTGTGGTTCGGGGCGAAGACGCAGCCCAGGTAGAGGCCCAACAGCGCCTGGTGGACGGCGAGGAAGGCGACCGCCTTGCCGGCCGGGAGAGCGGCGAAGACCAGGCCGAGGTAGGCCGCGAAGTGGACGACCAGCAGGGTGCCCTCCAGCCACGGGCGCTTCACGGCGGGGCCGCGCAGCGCGCGGAAGCTGTTGAAGCTGAGGTTGAGGCCCTCCAGCAGCAGCAACGGGACGAACAGGTACGCCTGCCGGCGCCCGATGAACCGGGCCAGGCCGCTCGCCTGGCTGGCCTGGCGCTGCGACCACACGACGAGGTCGGGGGCGACGTCCGGGTCCCGTTCCTCGTGGTTGGGGTTGGCGTGGTGGCGGGTGTGCTTGTTCATCCACCAGCCGTAGCTCATCCCCATCAGCAGATCGGCGGCGATCCGGCCGCCGATCTCGCTCGGCAGTCGCCGGGTGAACACCTGACGGTGTGCCAGATCGTGGGAGAGCAGCCCGACCTGGGCGAAGACGGCGGACATGGCCGCCGCCAGGCCGAGCTGCCACCAGGTGTCGCCCAGCGCGAACACGCCCCACCAGCCGCCCAGGTACGCGGCGAGCACCAGGCCCGCACGAGCGCTGTAGTAGCCGGGGCGCCGGTCGAGCAGGCCTGCGGCGGAAATTCGGCGGCTCAGTCGGGCGAAGTCGCTGCCCCCGGGCGCCGGCCGGGAAGCAGGGGTGACGGTTGTCGTCTGGTGAAGTGTGGGCATGCCCAAGAGTCTGGTTCGGTGGGCGGACCCGCAGAACGGGGTTAGCACCCATCCCGTACGGGTGCTAACCCCCTACTCCCGCCTGGTGCTGGCCGCCCTGCGTCAAGCCGGGCTCCAGAGATTCGGTGGCCATGGGCCCCGCGCACACTCTCCGTTGACGGCTGCCGGACGGCCGTGCGACGGTGAGGACGCGCCCCTGAGGAAGACCCATGGGAACTGGAGGCATACCGCTGTGACCTTCGGCACCGATCACTCCCGCCAGGCCATGGACCGCAGTCTGACGCCGGATCAGCTCGACTTCTTCGAGAAGGAGTTCGCCGCCAGGCCGGTGAACCGGC
Protein-coding regions in this window:
- a CDS encoding fatty acid desaturase family protein; amino-acid sequence: MPTLHQTTTVTPASRPAPGGSDFARLSRRISAAGLLDRRPGYYSARAGLVLAAYLGGWWGVFALGDTWWQLGLAAAMSAVFAQVGLLSHDLAHRQVFTRRLPSEIGGRIAADLLMGMSYGWWMNKHTRHHANPNHEERDPDVAPDLVVWSQRQASQASGLARFIGRRQAYLFVPLLLLEGLNLSFNSFRALRGPAVKRPWLEGTLLVVHFAAYLGLVFAALPAGKAVAFLAVHQALLGLYLGCVFAPNHKGMLMVTPEMKLDFLRRQVLTSRNVRGNPFLDALMGGLNYQVEHHLFPNLPTPALGRAARITRDFCREQGIAYYETGLLRSYREIFTHLHRTGEPIRARG
- a CDS encoding GntR family transcriptional regulator; the protein is MTGMFDALAAERSRLARSSAAQRVAEVLREHITEGRLAPGTRLSEESLGGVLGVSRNTLREAFRLLADQRLVLHELNRGVFVRTLGPSDVADIYTLRLALEVAGVRAVQRATPERLAAVRAALARAEDAEQQGDWGAVGTADLHFHQAVAGLADSERIDECMAKLAAELRLAFAAVPSAHGFHEPFLRRNQVLAGLLESGEIDDAEVELTRYLDDARTVIVNAMAEQGR
- a CDS encoding DUF969 domain-containing protein, giving the protein MIVLLGILVVVAGFATKRNPVLIVGVAGVLTAFLGGLTPMKVLDAFGTGFASSRSVTLFAVTLPVIGLLERHGLQEQARALMGRLAKVSAGRLLAAYLMIRQLGAALGLTTLGGPAQAVRPMIAPMAEAAAERHHGPLTEPARERLRSFAASADTVGLFFGEDCFLTVGSILLITGFVNATYHAHLEPTQLALWAVPTAICATAVHGARLLRLDRSLARTRPAAGTVTATAGVTEEAK
- a CDS encoding PLP-dependent aminotransferase family protein, with amino-acid sequence MSISSSPLDILAAASAVDSGPAVDPGPELDCRDFELPASGLDDARRLHVLDTVDEYLTRKRRHLVGYQATQDMQGCALDLARFMPNNINNLGDPFQCGGYKPNTKVVERAVLDYYAKLWRANGPHDPADPESYWGYMLSMGSTEGNMYALWNARDYLSGKALIQPPTAPFEALRYVKARPDRSNPNAHRPVAFYSEDTHYSFAKAVRVLGVETFHAVGWELYPDECPLVDPATGRREWPIEVPSSPGPSGTSWDGPGEIDVDSLAVLVEFFAAKGHPIFVNLNLGSTFKGAHDDVRGVCERLLPIFEEHGLVQREVVYGTDRRTGEPLVDLRRGFWIHVDGALGAGYAPFMRMASQDPATHGWTPDVELPEYDFGLTLPTLEFGDLDMVSSIAMSGHKWPGAPWPCGIYMTKVKYQISPPSQPDYTGAPDTTFAGSRNGFSPLVIWDHLSRHSYQDQVDRIRDAQALADYLERRLRAMEGELGVDLWPARTPGAVTVRFRKPSAELVAKWSLSSQDVLMVPGDESTRRSYVHVFLMPSVDRAKLDALLAELAEDPAIRGLPVRSA
- the pcp gene encoding pyroglutamyl-peptidase I gives rise to the protein MTRVLLTGFEPFGGDTLNPSWESALLVAADPPEGLEVTPARLSCVFGRAAEELRAAIQDTDPELVVCLGQATGRPDLTVERVAVNIDDARIPDNAGRQPIDRPVEHGGPAAYFATLPVKACVAAVREAGIPASLSHTAGTFVCNHVFYALMHHLATQRPTTRGGFVHVPALPEQVLDQGKPALPATAVAHALRALLTAAATRGADLHTPEGITH
- a CDS encoding Lrp/AsnC family transcriptional regulator, with translation MPNNPQTRGASIDEVDRAIIRALADNARLANNALAEAVGIAPSTCLARVRSLQERGIIRGFRAEVDPAAIGLPLQAMISVRLRAHTREQVASFRSTAPDLPGVLAVFHMAGSDDYLLHVGVAGPEALRDFVVDNLTTHPAVAQTRTNLIFEQIAGRGYVAPPGR
- a CDS encoding DUF979 domain-containing protein, with product MIRIEWLYWLVGAVFLAMAAQMATDRSNPKRFGSAAFWGLLGASFLYGTWVVKKTAPAAPLGAAVLVMICLAGFGLTGRGAPRTTGPEQRAASAARLGNRLFIPALTVPLVALVCATLLKGTHLAGKPLFEAGNETLLGLGLGVLIALAIGLFLCRERNPAVALHAGRGLLESMGWALLLPQLLAVLGSIFQAAGVGTQVGKLTVHLLPDGNKYGAVALYCLGMALFTVIMGNAFAAFPVMTAAVGWPVLITRLHGHPPVVLAVGMLAGFCGTLVTPMAANFNLVPAALLELKDQYGPIKAQLPTAGALLVCNIAIMSLFAF